In the Sulfuricurvum kujiense DSM 16994 genome, one interval contains:
- a CDS encoding GNAT family N-acetyltransferase, with amino-acid sequence MSGKILLTCYIFRFLKRPQIPVLRLVMLGVDAAYAGEGLGSKLLKHSLELTHRLAAETGIAGLYLDAEDGKHDFYRNRGFVGIQEPDAVTNILPMFISVATIADAK; translated from the coding sequence ATGAGTGGTAAAATTCTCTTAACGTGCTATATATTCCGTTTCCTGAAACGACCCCAGATACCAGTTTTGAGATTAGTAATGCTTGGCGTGGATGCTGCTTACGCCGGAGAGGGGCTAGGAAGCAAGCTTTTAAAGCATAGTCTTGAATTGACTCATAGACTTGCAGCTGAAACAGGTATTGCGGGTCTTTATTTGGATGCCGAGGATGGTAAGCATGATTTTTATCGGAATAGGGGATTTGTGGGGATTCAAGAACCTGACGCAGTAACAAATATTCTCCCGATGTTTATTAGTGTTGCTACTATCGCTGATGCGAAATAA
- a CDS encoding ORF6N domain-containing protein, translating into MEVLPSAPIKDKIHAIRNSEVMLDSDLAELYGVETRQINQAVSRNSDRFPDDFFFQLSEEEFAILRSQNVTSSWGGRRQAPKAFSEQGVYMLATVLKSQRAAEVTISIMRTFARIRRYALEHADLAKEIHALRQDLQDHKQWSKERLSAVADAIIMIEESFDELQEVVSDIGTAKEVESIGFLRGKKDA; encoded by the coding sequence TTGGAAGTTTTACCCTCTGCACCCATCAAAGATAAAATACACGCCATCCGCAATAGCGAAGTAATGCTCGATTCAGATCTAGCTGAACTCTATGGGGTTGAAACCCGTCAGATTAATCAGGCTGTCTCAAGAAACAGTGATCGATTTCCAGATGATTTTTTCTTCCAATTAAGTGAAGAAGAATTTGCAATCTTGAGATCACAAAATGTGACCTCAAGTTGGGGAGGGCGACGACAAGCCCCTAAAGCCTTCAGTGAGCAAGGTGTCTATATGCTCGCGACTGTTCTCAAAAGCCAACGTGCAGCGGAAGTGACCATCTCGATCATGCGTACCTTTGCACGTATACGTCGTTATGCTCTTGAGCATGCTGATTTAGCCAAAGAAATTCATGCACTTAGACAAGATTTACAAGATCATAAACAATGGAGCAAAGAACGCCTCTCAGCCGTTGCGGATGCGATCATTATGATTGAAGAGTCATTCGATGAACTACAAGAAGTGGTATCTGATATCGGAACTGCCAAAGAAGTCGAATCAATCGGATTTTTACGAGGCAAGAAAGATGCATGA
- a CDS encoding BON domain-containing protein encodes MIKVMKTLLVATGVLGTLGSSVLMASERDAEAIDRKANAIIVEAQNKADKLADDAKMRGQALVEQAKADAVALKRESKKNLAETTSESKKLGMEALEKANQHKNAFVEDTKQKAENFKSDVEDKYLYHKEIINDSIETNKVMVNDALIHGAIRYAFLNSPEIHSMNIKVDVSDGEVELFGKVNNTVEAQSAIRIALSTKGVRSVKALFMIQP; translated from the coding sequence ATGATTAAGGTTATGAAAACTTTATTGGTTGCAACAGGTGTACTAGGCACACTTGGATCATCAGTATTGATGGCAAGCGAACGTGATGCTGAAGCAATTGATCGCAAAGCAAACGCAATCATCGTAGAAGCACAGAACAAAGCCGATAAGCTTGCAGATGACGCAAAAATGCGTGGGCAAGCTTTAGTGGAGCAGGCAAAGGCTGATGCCGTAGCATTGAAACGTGAGTCCAAGAAAAATCTTGCTGAAACAACAAGCGAAAGCAAGAAGTTAGGGATGGAAGCTCTTGAGAAAGCAAATCAACACAAGAATGCATTTGTTGAGGATACAAAACAAAAAGCCGAAAACTTTAAAAGTGATGTAGAGGACAAGTATCTTTACCATAAAGAAATCATTAACGACTCAATTGAGACGAATAAAGTAATGGTGAATGACGCTTTGATACACGGTGCGATTCGCTATGCTTTTCTGAATAGCCCGGAGATTCATTCAATGAATATAAAAGTTGATGTGAGTGATGGGGAAGTAGAACTTTTCGGAAAAGTTAATAATACAGTAGAAGCACAATCGGCAATACGAATCGCACTTTCAACCAAAGGTGTTCGAAGCGTGAAAGCATTGTTCATGATCCAACCATAA
- a CDS encoding helix-turn-helix domain-containing protein: protein MHDSSSPCKQVIAEQLEMAIKEQNMTRTELAKRMGTSRMVINRLLDLDNTSVTLITLEKAVSALGRQLKITIE, encoded by the coding sequence ATGCATGATTCTTCTAGCCCTTGCAAGCAGGTCATTGCCGAACAACTAGAGATGGCAATTAAAGAACAAAACATGACCAGAACCGAGTTGGCCAAACGGATGGGAACTAGTCGTATGGTAATCAATCGGCTACTGGATTTAGATAACACATCTGTGACCTTGATAACGCTTGAGAAAGCTGTATCTGCTCTTGGCAGACAATTAAAAATAACAATTGAATAA
- a CDS encoding TetR/AcrR family transcriptional regulator — translation MTKSINEKMKDIKKDLLLEEASKLFESVGFENMKIADLAKNAGVSQSTIYTIFSNKEGLYMEYIRYHIRGFMEELDTLIPPDSTNYDKIAVFTKLKFSYYIQKETALQHTLKNNPLFFSTLYSDFDNPFLEVYEFLAKTLKQFDHNLNDHEAMKKAYAFSGYSDGYISFWIATKEIDLFDSVDEVCNTFISTMKVNTHG, via the coding sequence ATGACCAAATCCATTAACGAAAAAATGAAAGATATTAAAAAGGACCTGCTCCTTGAAGAAGCTTCAAAACTCTTTGAATCTGTAGGATTTGAAAATATGAAAATAGCTGATTTGGCAAAAAATGCGGGTGTATCACAAAGCACTATTTATACGATTTTTAGTAATAAAGAAGGTCTATATATGGAGTATATACGCTACCATATACGTGGCTTTATGGAAGAACTTGATACCTTAATACCTCCGGATAGTACAAATTACGACAAGATCGCAGTCTTCACGAAATTGAAATTTTCATACTATATACAGAAAGAAACGGCTCTACAACATACTCTTAAAAACAATCCACTTTTTTTTAGCACCTTATACAGCGATTTCGACAACCCTTTTTTGGAAGTTTATGAGTTTCTTGCCAAAACACTGAAACAGTTTGATCACAATTTGAATGACCACGAAGCGATGAAAAAAGCCTATGCATTCAGTGGATACAGTGACGGATATATCAGTTTTTGGATAGCAACTAAAGAAATCGATTTATTCGATAGTGTAGATGAAGTTTGCAACACCTTTATATCCACTATGAAAGTCAATACACATGGATAA
- a CDS encoding ParA family protein, with product MEISIMNFKGGQGKTTIALNLAYTLDYGVVANESYTVLKNHLDEDHLLIATGQITDEFDDVIYDFGGGITPHMATVLKRSKVVIIPFIVEQANVEVTIEAINSVVALNDNIILVPNKIKEDDKDYAVMLETLQEFGFDKLPISPLRTSTALQNIFIDHKTISAMQAEGGLNGFNYRKINDDFNKLIELIKSYK from the coding sequence ATGGAAATCTCAATTATGAATTTCAAAGGCGGGCAGGGTAAAACTACTATCGCTTTAAATCTCGCGTACACACTTGATTATGGTGTCGTGGCGAATGAAAGCTATACAGTGCTTAAAAATCATTTGGATGAAGATCATCTACTGATTGCAACCGGACAAATTACCGATGAGTTTGATGATGTAATTTATGATTTTGGAGGTGGGATTACACCTCATATGGCTACAGTTCTAAAACGTTCAAAAGTTGTCATTATTCCGTTTATTGTAGAACAGGCAAATGTCGAAGTAACTATTGAAGCGATCAATAGTGTTGTTGCCCTAAACGATAATATAATCCTAGTGCCTAATAAGATCAAAGAAGATGATAAGGATTATGCAGTCATGCTTGAGACATTGCAAGAATTTGGATTTGACAAATTACCAATTAGTCCTCTTCGCACGTCAACGGCATTGCAGAATATCTTTATTGATCACAAGACGATCTCAGCAATGCAAGCAGAGGGTGGATTAAATGGCTTTAATTATCGTAAGATTAACGATGACTTTAATAAGTTAATAGAGTTAATTAAGTCATATAAGTGA
- a CDS encoding DUF6781 family protein — MFEHMQETISKDIKELHVVGKADVQSIKGTVEKAVAESMQKLQDDNRHVRELAKEAVTSAILTLKEIGIETRNNVAAAVDGAIEGINRPNREMMQILDKELLKTKYLFQEKKGELAESLQEALHGAKEAADTFTQETKDAIDTSVKELKLKSAELLGLMEETLRQSIQTTLSEGENVKERIAEITQKVLENALDLERLSAQRVKTLSEVILLTTIKTAEAAGKNITEATQGAILGTRQGIVTSIETMRLKMTETEDKIKKYAKDDLSQTLEDLEKIEEIYIEAISNTANKVDDLAQEALLISLDEMKRSTSQIKASLDELASCMREEGVEATANARNKVLDTIETVKEVKEEASELVDTMIKIAKGAFSGMLDGAKKAMEDKKETEK, encoded by the coding sequence ATGTTTGAACATATGCAAGAGACGATATCTAAGGATATTAAAGAACTTCACGTGGTCGGAAAAGCGGACGTACAATCAATTAAAGGGACAGTTGAAAAAGCTGTTGCTGAATCAATGCAAAAGCTTCAAGACGATAACAGGCATGTGCGTGAACTTGCTAAAGAAGCCGTTACAAGCGCTATTTTGACACTTAAAGAAATAGGCATAGAAACTAGAAACAATGTTGCGGCGGCAGTAGATGGAGCGATTGAAGGAATCAATCGGCCGAATCGTGAAATGATGCAGATTCTTGATAAGGAATTGCTCAAAACAAAATACCTTTTTCAGGAAAAAAAAGGAGAACTTGCCGAATCTTTACAAGAGGCACTCCACGGAGCCAAAGAAGCTGCTGATACTTTCACGCAAGAGACGAAAGATGCAATCGATACTTCTGTTAAAGAACTTAAGCTCAAAAGTGCCGAGTTGCTTGGTTTAATGGAAGAAACGCTTCGTCAAAGCATCCAGACGACCCTTTCTGAAGGTGAAAACGTCAAAGAGCGTATAGCTGAGATAACGCAAAAAGTACTTGAAAATGCTTTAGACTTAGAGCGGCTTAGTGCACAGAGAGTGAAAACGCTTTCCGAAGTGATTTTGTTAACGACAATCAAAACAGCAGAAGCAGCCGGTAAAAACATCACAGAAGCAACTCAGGGAGCAATACTAGGCACGCGTCAGGGTATTGTCACAAGTATTGAAACTATGAGATTGAAAATGACCGAGACCGAAGATAAAATCAAAAAATATGCAAAAGATGATTTAAGCCAGACTCTGGAAGACCTTGAAAAAATTGAAGAGATTTACATCGAGGCAATCAGCAATACGGCAAACAAGGTTGATGATCTGGCGCAAGAAGCACTTTTAATAAGTCTTGACGAAATGAAACGTAGTACTTCACAAATCAAAGCAAGCCTTGATGAATTAGCATCTTGCATGAGAGAAGAAGGGGTGGAAGCTACTGCAAATGCCAGAAACAAGGTTCTGGATACAATCGAGACCGTAAAAGAGGTCAAGGAAGAAGCATCTGAACTGGTGGACACAATGATCAAGATTGCAAAAGGTGCTTTTTCGGGAATGCTTGATGGAGCAAAAAAAGCCATGGAAGATAAAAAGGAGACAGAAAAATGA
- a CDS encoding MarR family winged helix-turn-helix transcriptional regulator has translation MNRTHLDNILNNATNFSNNSDAWKIILPMILIDKFILDKTDISLYNFGLLRSDSDVLVTLFFNNKVLSPTELYEAMLFSSGGMTKVLKRLEEKGLISRIPSSIDKRSLLVQLEEKGEVLIKQALLSIAEYQSQFLSILEDTEKVVIENAFKKLAYALLIDDN, from the coding sequence ATGAATAGGACTCATCTTGATAACATTTTGAATAATGCAACAAATTTTTCTAACAATAGTGACGCATGGAAAATAATATTGCCTATGATTTTAATTGATAAGTTTATTTTGGATAAAACAGATATATCACTTTATAATTTTGGATTGCTTCGTTCTGATAGTGATGTTTTAGTAACATTATTTTTTAATAACAAAGTTCTTTCTCCAACCGAGTTATACGAGGCAATGTTGTTTTCTTCTGGAGGGATGACCAAGGTACTTAAAAGACTTGAAGAAAAAGGACTTATTTCCCGTATTCCTTCGTCAATAGACAAAAGAAGTTTGTTGGTACAGCTTGAAGAGAAAGGGGAAGTTTTAATCAAACAAGCTCTTTTGTCCATTGCAGAATATCAATCACAATTTCTAAGTATTCTAGAGGATACAGAAAAAGTAGTAATTGAAAATGCCTTTAAAAAATTAGCGTACGCATTATTAATAGATGATAACTAG
- a CDS encoding TolC family protein yields the protein MILILLRVLSVMIFFVACQSEASGLSMNAALEILDNQNLEIKSADYDVRSAHTDIDIAKGYNFGSLDFTQNAMRSNDAGNAFGFKLSAREAAFGDFGFRDFSMSNPNILTIQPKDLNYPGYQNYFQSKLSYTLPLYTGGKLSGYGAIAEKMESIKRLDADQMKTEKRYELRKSYYDMALLQHSIEHMNVILGNIETLEKTTQMMVQEGYAKKVDLLEVQSKKVNVERALTELDANQKLLYHYISFLLNQLVSEIELPTTDYPISALSESEVFEDNIDLKKASAGLEIRDRMVDVAYAAFLPQIGAFAEASSADNTFLGDFTDHKAYAVGARLSWNIFNGGVDGAALEKARIEKLKTATKVELAKKGIALQYDKIRTEIESLNAQVKSLEKELELAYQIYKNYEGRYHEHLVSMSDVIIKQSQQIEKVLNLQMAKNQRNERIFALEKLSNGVK from the coding sequence TTGATATTAATTCTCTTACGAGTATTGAGTGTAATGATCTTTTTTGTGGCATGTCAATCGGAAGCTTCTGGGCTGAGTATGAATGCCGCTCTCGAAATCCTCGATAATCAAAATCTCGAAATCAAAAGTGCTGATTACGATGTTAGGAGTGCACATACTGATATCGACATTGCCAAGGGATATAATTTTGGTTCACTAGATTTTACCCAGAATGCCATGCGTTCGAATGATGCGGGAAACGCATTCGGATTTAAACTCAGCGCGCGCGAAGCGGCATTTGGAGATTTTGGATTTAGAGATTTTTCTATGTCAAATCCAAATATTTTAACCATTCAACCAAAAGATCTTAATTACCCAGGTTATCAAAACTATTTCCAGAGTAAACTCAGTTACACACTTCCCCTCTATACTGGCGGAAAACTGAGCGGATACGGCGCAATTGCCGAAAAAATGGAGAGCATCAAACGCCTCGATGCCGACCAGATGAAAACCGAAAAACGGTACGAACTGCGCAAAAGCTATTACGACATGGCTCTGCTACAGCATTCGATCGAACATATGAACGTTATCCTCGGAAACATTGAAACGCTCGAGAAAACGACTCAGATGATGGTCCAGGAAGGGTACGCCAAAAAAGTCGATCTGCTCGAAGTACAATCCAAAAAAGTGAATGTTGAACGAGCGCTCACCGAGCTGGATGCCAATCAAAAACTGCTTTATCACTACATCAGCTTCCTTCTGAACCAGCTGGTCAGTGAAATCGAACTGCCGACCACGGATTACCCGATATCGGCACTCAGTGAGTCCGAAGTGTTCGAAGACAACATCGACCTCAAAAAAGCTTCTGCTGGGCTTGAGATCCGCGACCGCATGGTCGATGTCGCCTATGCGGCGTTCCTCCCGCAGATCGGGGCATTTGCCGAAGCCAGCAGTGCAGACAACACGTTCCTAGGCGATTTTACTGACCACAAAGCCTATGCAGTAGGCGCACGCCTCTCATGGAACATTTTTAACGGCGGTGTCGACGGAGCGGCACTCGAAAAAGCACGGATCGAAAAACTCAAGACCGCAACAAAGGTCGAACTTGCCAAAAAAGGGATCGCCTTGCAATACGACAAAATCCGTACCGAAATCGAAAGCCTGAACGCACAGGTAAAAAGCCTCGAAAAAGAACTCGAACTCGCCTACCAAATCTACAAAAATTACGAAGGGCGCTACCACGAGCATCTCGTCTCTATGAGTGATGTCATCATCAAGCAATCCCAGCAGATTGAAAAAGTCCTCAACCTTCAAATGGCTAAAAACCAACGCAACGAACGCATCTTCGCACTTGAAAAACTTAGTAACGGAGTCAAATAA
- a CDS encoding Crp/Fnr family transcriptional regulator yields the protein MDKHSLYYAGTVAILRNTPLFNDIDDELFEDMLSHTDMITVSKKSIILSSEVRNTVFIILSGRVKVSSIHPKTGREYIITLLEAGDAFNMTSLLENAQTDEENMVFEAIDNLQLLCGSISTALDWLNKHPEFNKNFFPYLAKVIRTMNTATEELALHDTMTRLVKLILKYADLDAKEKENTLISIRLIHDLPHEVLAQMIGSARKVVNQNLQTLKKEGSIVYIDGHLFIKDITKLIERT from the coding sequence ATGGATAAACATTCGCTTTACTATGCCGGTACCGTGGCAATCTTACGAAATACGCCTCTGTTTAACGATATAGATGATGAATTATTTGAAGATATGCTAAGTCATACCGATATGATTACCGTATCAAAAAAAAGTATTATCTTATCGTCAGAAGTACGTAACACAGTCTTTATCATTCTGTCGGGAAGAGTCAAAGTATCTAGTATCCATCCCAAAACAGGGAGAGAGTACATTATCACATTACTTGAAGCGGGTGACGCTTTCAATATGACATCACTGCTTGAAAATGCTCAAACCGATGAAGAAAATATGGTATTTGAAGCAATAGATAATCTTCAATTGCTTTGTGGTTCGATATCAACTGCGCTAGATTGGTTAAATAAACACCCGGAATTCAACAAAAACTTTTTTCCCTACCTTGCCAAAGTCATTCGCACAATGAATACAGCAACCGAGGAGCTGGCTCTGCATGATACGATGACTCGCCTGGTTAAGCTAATACTAAAATACGCTGACCTTGACGCAAAAGAGAAAGAAAATACACTTATCTCCATTCGTCTCATTCACGATTTACCGCATGAAGTTTTGGCACAAATGATTGGTTCTGCGCGTAAAGTGGTGAACCAAAATTTGCAAACCTTGAAAAAAGAGGGCTCTATTGTCTACATAGATGGGCATTTATTTATTAAAGATATAACCAAATTAATCGAACGAACTTAA
- a CDS encoding efflux RND transporter permease subunit: protein MHHHKPKIIENTVLKILQDKRRQVGVIIATLLILGISLLMFPTMLVKAKLLPKPTADYFTIYVDLPSGKSIEETKQVTECITNTLTSEKEIENMSTFLGESLPVDFSAIIKWRVLKSNENTANILVNLTKKEERDENSLVIVSRLRPIVQKACSAEGANIKFIEDPAGPPVLASLVAEITSPNYYQNNLNTLADEIYAIFKNTKTLVDIDIERDQTYKKYDVILNEEKIFRAGLSMDHVKNVLYAAFEGMDIAYVNDPYANNQIPIHLVLSNETKKLSDNRSETLLFKLNELKLLNSQGMMVPMSELVDIKDTTNTKKIVSKNLTPLISIIAEADMESQIYPLLDARKAIIEKLGNKYSIEKTKFLDLKLTNKKTGEEFFLHWDGEQKLTFETFRDLGFALLVSIIMIFLLMVIYYHSFSLATGIILASFISIAGVIYMHFIIDIFSPTTFFITGTSLIGFIGLIGINSRNSLLIIDFAKQLIEEKHFSVDKAIAVSIQTRAKPILLTVLAIVFASSLLVLDPVFSGLGAALIGGTLIAYMVSLFVVPILIFRPLKKMYPDYADCYEKNHDDSLQST, encoded by the coding sequence ATGCATCATCATAAACCTAAAATTATTGAAAATACCGTTTTGAAAATTCTGCAAGACAAGCGCAGACAGGTAGGGGTTATTATAGCCACCTTATTGATTTTGGGAATATCTTTACTGATGTTTCCAACGATGTTGGTCAAGGCTAAACTATTGCCAAAACCTACGGCCGACTATTTCACCATATATGTAGATCTGCCATCTGGAAAATCGATTGAGGAAACAAAGCAAGTTACGGAATGTATTACTAACACTCTGACAAGTGAAAAAGAGATAGAAAATATGTCAACTTTTTTGGGTGAAAGTCTGCCTGTAGACTTTTCGGCTATTATTAAATGGCGAGTTTTAAAATCAAATGAAAATACTGCGAATATTTTAGTTAACCTAACCAAAAAAGAAGAAAGAGACGAAAACTCTCTCGTCATTGTAAGCCGATTAAGACCCATCGTTCAAAAAGCCTGCAGTGCCGAGGGAGCAAATATCAAGTTTATCGAAGACCCCGCAGGTCCTCCAGTGCTCGCTTCACTAGTCGCAGAAATCACCAGCCCAAACTATTATCAAAATAATTTGAATACTTTGGCCGATGAAATCTACGCAATATTTAAAAATACAAAAACGCTCGTTGATATAGATATTGAAAGAGACCAGACATATAAAAAATATGACGTTATCTTAAATGAGGAAAAAATTTTCAGAGCAGGGCTGAGCATGGATCATGTCAAAAATGTGCTCTATGCTGCCTTTGAAGGAATGGACATCGCTTATGTAAACGATCCGTACGCGAATAATCAAATTCCGATTCATCTAGTACTCAGCAATGAAACAAAAAAACTCTCAGACAACAGGAGCGAGACACTGCTATTCAAATTAAATGAATTAAAACTATTGAATTCGCAAGGCATGATGGTACCCATGAGTGAATTAGTAGATATCAAAGATACAACAAACACGAAAAAAATAGTATCTAAAAATTTAACTCCTCTTATTAGCATCATTGCGGAAGCAGATATGGAAAGTCAAATATACCCATTACTGGATGCACGAAAAGCTATTATTGAAAAGTTAGGGAATAAATATTCGATAGAAAAAACAAAATTTTTGGACCTAAAACTAACCAATAAAAAGACTGGAGAAGAGTTTTTTCTACACTGGGACGGAGAACAAAAACTTACTTTTGAAACGTTTAGAGATTTGGGTTTTGCTCTTTTAGTTTCGATCATCATGATTTTTCTCTTGATGGTGATTTATTACCATAGTTTTTCACTTGCAACAGGGATTATTCTTGCTAGTTTTATTTCTATCGCAGGTGTTATTTATATGCATTTTATTATTGATATATTTTCACCTACCACATTTTTTATAACTGGTACTTCTTTAATAGGATTTATCGGTCTGATAGGAATAAACTCTAGAAATTCTCTATTGATAATAGATTTTGCGAAACAACTAATTGAAGAAAAACATTTTAGTGTAGATAAAGCGATAGCCGTTTCGATTCAAACAAGAGCCAAACCTATTTTACTCACAGTCCTTGCTATTGTATTCGCAAGTTCACTACTGGTATTAGATCCTGTATTTAGTGGTTTGGGAGCTGCACTCATAGGCGGCACCCTAATAGCTTATATGGTTTCCCTTTTTGTGGTGCCGATTCTAATTTTTCGCCCCCTAAAAAAAATGTATCCAGATTATGCCGATTGCTATGAAAAAAATCATGATGATAGTCTCCAAAGTACATAA
- a CDS encoding efflux RND transporter permease subunit, whose amino-acid sequence MNENIAGVLAKKFIRHPLTLMLSVFILAMGYVSLQSSSREANPQIVVAGGTVLVPYPGVKADEIQNLVIKPLERRLQEIPNVENIYGIAQDNMAIFNIQFYLGTDSSKADFDLYNSVMRNLDALPKGILQPIVKTFSIDSDIAVASVAFYSKNKNMDIVELHRKVIPVQHQINRIKDVALTDFIGERKEQFNVLVDLHKLSAYNLSLAHFIKAVEGVTLRVPDMKGHYDNNKIILFGVKKEIENVKDIENIQIANSVYIRDVAKVEKDIDIQNYKSALIRSKEMGMANEQEQITLTVSKRKGANVVEINNQINDLLETMKPQFEKEGIGYIITRDDGYTANHSVNELVLHIIISVIIIGILLILQLGYKEAFIVTLTVPMIISLTLLSGYALGLSINKISLFALLLSLGILVDAAIIVIENIHRHFHDHDSKDKSVAEIAIAATNEVGNPTNLATVAIMITFLSIFLVGGTIGQYIRPLAIFTPIALFASLLVAYIFTPYFVNKIMTKRD is encoded by the coding sequence ATGAATGAAAATATTGCCGGAGTTTTGGCAAAAAAATTTATCAGACACCCTCTTACCCTGATGTTGAGTGTTTTTATTTTGGCGATGGGTTACGTCTCTTTACAATCATCTTCCAGAGAAGCCAACCCGCAAATAGTAGTTGCAGGCGGGACGGTACTGGTTCCCTACCCTGGAGTCAAAGCAGATGAGATCCAAAATTTAGTCATCAAACCGCTTGAGAGAAGATTGCAAGAAATACCAAACGTTGAAAATATCTACGGTATAGCTCAAGACAATATGGCTATTTTTAATATACAGTTCTATCTGGGAACCGATTCTTCAAAAGCCGATTTTGACTTATATAACAGCGTAATGCGCAATCTCGATGCCCTACCAAAAGGGATTTTACAGCCCATCGTCAAAACCTTTAGCATAGACTCCGATATCGCTGTCGCATCGGTAGCTTTCTATTCCAAAAATAAAAATATGGATATTGTGGAACTGCATCGTAAAGTCATTCCTGTCCAGCACCAGATTAATAGAATCAAAGATGTTGCTTTGACAGATTTTATTGGTGAACGCAAAGAGCAATTCAATGTATTGGTAGATCTGCACAAGCTTAGTGCCTATAACCTCTCATTAGCACATTTCATCAAAGCTGTCGAGGGGGTCACCCTAAGAGTACCCGATATGAAAGGCCATTATGACAATAACAAAATCATATTGTTTGGTGTCAAAAAAGAAATTGAAAACGTAAAAGATATTGAAAACATTCAAATCGCCAATTCTGTTTATATCAGGGATGTCGCCAAAGTTGAGAAAGACATTGATATTCAAAACTACAAGTCTGCGTTGATACGTTCAAAAGAGATGGGTATGGCGAATGAACAAGAGCAAATTACTTTAACGGTTTCAAAAAGGAAAGGTGCCAATGTTGTTGAAATAAACAACCAAATAAACGACCTCCTCGAAACGATGAAACCACAATTTGAAAAAGAGGGCATAGGTTATATTATTACTCGCGACGACGGCTATACGGCCAATCACTCCGTCAATGAACTAGTGCTGCATATTATTATTTCTGTCATCATTATAGGTATTCTCTTAATTCTCCAACTAGGATATAAAGAAGCCTTTATCGTAACGCTGACCGTTCCGATGATTATATCCCTTACCTTATTGAGTGGTTACGCCTTGGGGTTATCAATCAATAAAATTTCTCTTTTTGCACTTTTATTGAGCCTTGGGATATTAGTCGATGCCGCGATTATCGTTATTGAAAATATTCATCGACATTTCCACGATCACGATTCAAAAGATAAAAGTGTAGCCGAAATCGCTATTGCCGCCACTAATGAGGTAGGCAATCCTACCAATCTTGCTACAGTAGCAATCATGATCACGTTTTTGAGTATTTTTTTAGTGGGGGGAACGATCGGCCAGTACATCAGACCGCTTGCCATTTTCACCCCAATAGCTCTTTTTGCTTCATTGCTAGTTGCATATATCTTTACTCCGTATTTTGTTAATAAAATTATGACCAAGCGAGACTGA